One window of Mycoplasma cottewii genomic DNA carries:
- a CDS encoding PTS transporter subunit EIIC produces the protein MKNDFVKQNKGKFKTYFFNVRSNLETFGRAILVPVTVIPLLALIAAIGYAGQAILAAKYVGANKPPVALELTINAIKDLGMIAITNIDFLVAVGLAAGLARTEKVSAALSGLMAYAAIHLATALILKIIYTDPAKATIIVDGVSKQIKDVFGLKQRFGVLSFQYSAFGGMLAGLLGYVIHKYTYKLKFPEVLSFFGGPKFSPVAATLAGWAFGLLLGYIWIYLNKGLFYSGQGLKKLGAFSPFLYYSLNRALIPFGLHQVLNFFVYYTPVGGQWTDPSGNQITGIINISLSKLAFQEKITAEDTWATNGVFVNNMFSLTGAALAMFFVMPKANRKVYGSSIISAGTVSFLSGVTEPLEFTFLFVAPILYIFHAIFAGLQNMLMYVFNFASVTTRGSGIITWLIVNPINFKLISNVWGTLVLGPIFGAIYFVAFYFMIKKFDYKTPGREEGGLTHLVTKKDYKELKNKKEDIELEQELKEIQKLEANQTSTKKEAYDEEFLNNIIEGCGGAENIKIMANCVTRLRVTMYDKTKFNKEIVDKTKPYGYKEIGDQVQIIYGPKVTNIATMVREKLGVES, from the coding sequence TTGAAAAATGATTTTGTAAAACAAAACAAAGGAAAATTTAAAACATATTTTTTTAATGTTAGATCTAATTTAGAAACATTTGGTCGCGCTATTTTAGTTCCAGTTACTGTAATTCCATTATTAGCATTAATAGCGGCTATTGGATATGCTGGTCAAGCTATTTTAGCTGCTAAGTATGTTGGTGCTAATAAACCACCAGTAGCATTAGAGTTAACAATTAATGCGATTAAAGATTTAGGCATGATAGCTATTACCAACATTGACTTTTTAGTAGCTGTAGGATTAGCTGCTGGGTTAGCAAGAACTGAAAAGGTGTCTGCTGCACTTTCTGGATTGATGGCTTATGCTGCTATTCACTTAGCAACAGCATTGATATTAAAAATTATATATACAGATCCTGCTAAAGCAACAATAATAGTAGATGGAGTTTCAAAACAAATTAAAGATGTTTTTGGATTAAAACAAAGATTTGGAGTATTATCATTTCAATATAGTGCATTTGGTGGGATGTTAGCTGGATTATTAGGTTATGTAATCCATAAATACACATATAAATTAAAATTCCCAGAAGTACTTTCATTTTTTGGAGGTCCTAAATTTTCACCAGTTGCTGCTACTTTAGCTGGTTGAGCATTTGGATTGTTATTAGGTTATATATGAATTTATTTAAACAAAGGATTATTTTATAGTGGTCAAGGTTTAAAAAAATTAGGTGCATTTTCTCCGTTCTTATATTATTCACTTAACCGTGCCTTAATTCCTTTTGGATTACACCAAGTATTAAACTTCTTTGTTTATTACACTCCAGTTGGTGGACAATGAACAGACCCTAGTGGTAATCAAATTACTGGAATAATAAATATATCATTATCTAAATTAGCTTTTCAAGAAAAAATAACAGCAGAAGACACTTGAGCAACAAACGGTGTTTTTGTGAACAATATGTTTAGCCTTACTGGTGCTGCTCTTGCAATGTTTTTTGTAATGCCAAAAGCTAACAGAAAAGTTTATGGTTCTTCTATTATTTCTGCAGGTACAGTTTCATTTTTATCAGGAGTAACTGAACCATTAGAATTTACATTCTTATTTGTAGCACCAATATTATATATATTTCATGCTATATTTGCTGGTCTTCAAAATATGTTAATGTATGTGTTTAATTTTGCATCAGTCACAACACGTGGTAGTGGTATTATTACTTGATTAATAGTTAATCCAATTAACTTTAAATTAATATCTAACGTTTGAGGAACTTTAGTTCTTGGTCCAATTTTTGGTGCAATTTATTTTGTAGCATTTTACTTTATGATTAAAAAATTCGATTACAAAACACCAGGTCGCGAAGAAGGTGGTTTAACTCATCTAGTAACTAAAAAAGATTACAAAGAATTAAAAAACAAAAAAGAAGATATTGAATTAGAACAAGAATTAAAAGAAATTCAAAAACTTGAAGCCAACCAAACATCTACTAAAAAAGAAGCATATGATGAAGAGTTTTTAAACAATATTATTGAAGGTTGTGGAGGAGCTGAAAATATTAAAATTATGGCAAACTGTGTAACTAGATTAAGAGTTACAATGTATGATAAAACAAAATTCAATAAAGAAATTGTAGATAAAACTAAACCATATGGTTATAAAGAAATTGGTGATCAAGTTCAAATTATTTATGGACCAAAAGTAACAAACATAGCAACAATGGTTCGTGAAAAGTTAGGAGTGGAATCATAA
- a CDS encoding dual specificity phosphatase, catalytic domain protein: MPCERIIDNIYLGDQFSKKIINPQKELKISNIFYNILSNSDEEILYKTKNFILTKNKLAINLLDSHDVDDFSDDLFAPAIKFLLENDINTTLYTHCQLGISRSASTIFMFLVIKGVIDNNLTFKQALKKYVTDIYPFMKVNLGVYKYLENNYPFHNLKQLAKNDWKDFK; the protein is encoded by the coding sequence ATGCCTTGTGAAAGAATAATAGATAATATTTATTTGGGAGATCAATTTTCTAAAAAAATAATTAACCCACAAAAAGAATTAAAAATAAGTAACATTTTTTATAACATTCTATCAAATAGTGATGAAGAAATTTTATATAAAACAAAAAACTTTATTTTAACAAAAAACAAATTAGCTATTAATTTATTAGATTCTCATGATGTAGATGATTTTAGTGATGATCTTTTTGCACCAGCTATTAAATTCTTATTAGAAAATGATATAAACACAACCTTATACACTCATTGCCAATTAGGTATTAGTAGAAGTGCATCTACTATCTTTATGTTTTTAGTAATTAAAGGAGTAATTGATAATAATTTAACTTTCAAACAAGCATTAAAAAAATATGTCACAGACATTTATCCATTTATGAAAGTGAATCTAGGTGTATATAAATATTTAGAAAACAATTATCCTTTTCATAATTTAAAACAATTAGCAAAAAATGATTGAAAGGATTTTAAGTAA
- a CDS encoding TatD family hydrolase — MDNNKIFDNHIHFNDDFRYKDANIKEMIEESYKHNVGGWLCASFDLTSSKKAVELSEEFNDVYVAVAIHPNEVSNYDKSVIDQLDQLASHQKVVAIGETGLDYYYTREDEQLQKEFFKAHINLAIKHNKVLQMHIRDLKDVYEAYDDVIEIIKDLNQIPKVVHCFSANKEYALKFLDLDCYINIGGAVTFKNAKDLQEAVKVIPLDKLLLETDAPYLTPHPFRGQLNHPKYIYYTAEKVAELKNVTVEEVIKQTTLNSKKLFKID; from the coding sequence ATGGACAATAATAAAATTTTTGATAATCATATACATTTTAATGATGATTTTAGATATAAAGATGCAAATATTAAAGAAATGATAGAAGAATCTTACAAACACAATGTTGGTGGGTGATTATGTGCTAGTTTTGATTTAACTAGTTCAAAAAAAGCAGTCGAATTATCAGAAGAGTTTAATGATGTTTATGTAGCAGTCGCTATTCATCCGAATGAAGTATCTAATTATGATAAAAGTGTGATAGATCAATTAGATCAATTAGCTAGTCATCAAAAAGTTGTTGCAATAGGTGAAACTGGATTAGATTATTATTACACTAGAGAAGATGAACAATTACAAAAAGAATTTTTTAAAGCTCATATTAATTTAGCAATAAAGCATAACAAAGTTTTACAAATGCACATTAGAGATTTAAAAGATGTTTATGAAGCATATGATGATGTTATAGAAATCATTAAAGATCTAAATCAAATACCTAAAGTTGTACATTGTTTTTCAGCAAATAAAGAATATGCTTTAAAGTTTTTAGATCTAGATTGTTATATAAATATTGGTGGGGCCGTTACTTTTAAAAATGCAAAAGATTTACAAGAAGCAGTTAAAGTAATACCGTTAGATAAATTATTATTAGAAACTGATGCACCTTATTTAACTCCTCATCCTTTTAGAGGTCAACTAAATCACCCTAAATATATTTACTACACAGCGGAAAAAGTAGCTGAATTGAAAAATGTAACTGTTGAAGAAGTTATAAAACAAACTACTTTAAATTCTAAGAAACTATTTAAAATAGACTAG
- a CDS encoding FMN-dependent NADH-azoreductase, producing the protein MSKVLVLKTTAQPDETSNSVALTKRFLEEYKKLNPNDEIIEIDLNKEEVGTSILTQQSFPTFFQQQATIDYIKLLKSVDKLVIACPMYNFSTPVTLKTFIDHVSLANETFSYKYSKKGDAIGLVTNLKAQILGVQGAPLGWYTWGAHTQYVEGALGFLGIKFNKTVLLAGVKVGELAQLSPEQRVETIIDDIKEAARTF; encoded by the coding sequence ATGAGTAAAGTTCTTGTTTTAAAAACAACAGCGCAACCTGATGAAACATCAAACTCAGTTGCATTAACAAAAAGATTTTTAGAAGAATATAAAAAGTTAAATCCAAATGATGAAATCATTGAAATTGACTTAAATAAAGAAGAGGTAGGAACAAGTATTTTGACACAACAATCATTTCCTACATTTTTCCAACAACAAGCAACAATTGATTACATTAAATTATTAAAAAGCGTAGATAAATTAGTTATCGCTTGTCCTATGTACAATTTCTCAACACCAGTTACATTAAAAACTTTTATTGATCACGTTTCTTTAGCTAACGAAACATTCTCATATAAATACTCTAAAAAAGGAGATGCTATTGGATTAGTTACTAATTTAAAAGCTCAAATTTTAGGAGTTCAAGGAGCACCTTTAGGATGATACACTTGAGGAGCACACACTCAATATGTTGAAGGAGCTTTAGGATTCTTAGGAATTAAATTTAATAAAACTGTTTTACTAGCTGGAGTTAAAGTTGGAGAATTAGCTCAACTATCACCAGAACAACGTGTTGAAACAATTATTGATGATATTAAAGAAGCTGCTAGAACATTTTAA
- the adhP gene encoding alcohol dehydrogenase AdhP has protein sequence MAKMKAFVVSEPHKWSVEMVDIPEPKEKEVLIKMETSGICHTDLHAANYDWLVEPKYPLIPGHEGIGIVTKLGPGCTHLKVGDRVCLAWLHDACGHCEYCLSGRETLCPDQNMSAYTKDGSYAEYAIGHEDFVGLVPKDLDIITGAPVVCAGVTTYKAVKQAKLKPGNFVVVIGVGGLGQMAIQYAKAMGYRAIGIDVTDEKVDLALKSGAEFAFNSKKVNAIEKVIEVTNGGAHGVVNTSVATSAANQGMEMLRRGGRQVLVGLPAKDKLGKDEFGVSVFWTVLLERELAGSIVGTRKDLQEALDYAARGLVKSEVTKVVKLDQVAEIFEKLEKGDFIGRAVIDFREN, from the coding sequence ATGGCAAAGATGAAAGCTTTTGTGGTTAGTGAACCACACAAATGAAGTGTAGAGATGGTAGATATTCCTGAACCAAAGGAAAAAGAAGTCTTGATCAAAATGGAAACTAGCGGGATCTGTCACACAGATTTACACGCAGCAAATTATGATTGATTAGTTGAACCTAAATATCCATTAATACCTGGTCATGAAGGAATTGGTATTGTTACTAAACTAGGTCCTGGATGTACACATTTAAAAGTTGGAGATAGAGTTTGTCTTGCTTGATTACATGATGCTTGTGGTCACTGTGAATACTGTCTAAGTGGTAGAGAGACATTGTGTCCTGATCAAAATATGTCAGCATATACAAAAGATGGATCATATGCTGAATATGCAATAGGTCATGAAGATTTTGTCGGATTAGTTCCAAAAGATTTAGATATCATAACAGGTGCTCCAGTTGTTTGTGCAGGAGTAACTACTTATAAGGCTGTTAAACAAGCTAAATTAAAACCTGGCAATTTTGTTGTTGTTATTGGAGTTGGTGGACTAGGTCAAATGGCTATTCAATACGCTAAAGCAATGGGTTATAGAGCTATAGGTATTGATGTAACTGATGAAAAAGTTGATCTAGCTTTAAAATCAGGTGCAGAATTTGCATTTAATAGTAAAAAAGTTAATGCTATTGAAAAAGTTATTGAAGTTACAAATGGTGGAGCTCATGGAGTAGTTAACACTTCAGTTGCAACATCTGCAGCTAACCAAGGAATGGAAATGTTAAGACGTGGTGGTCGTCAAGTGTTAGTAGGACTTCCTGCTAAAGATAAATTAGGAAAAGATGAGTTTGGTGTTTCTGTTTTCTGAACCGTATTATTAGAACGTGAACTAGCAGGATCTATTGTAGGTACTCGTAAAGATTTACAAGAAGCTTTAGATTATGCTGCTAGAGGATTAGTTAAATCAGAAGTAACTAAAGTTGTTAAATTAGATCAAGTAGCTGAAATATTTGAAAAACTTGAAAAAGGTGATTTCATAGGTAGAGCAGTTATTGATTTTAGAGAAAATTAA
- a CDS encoding lipoprotein, whose product MKKLVSILSVFGMVATAGVVAVSCARSEIKEKTIEEKIDERQLETQFQNIKKIVGPKIEKLINKLKSIEKSEAEKILGSEEGGVLASIYQFYEDSKAFGSIKEAAEKFSEKNEDKEKSKTNFLESVKSTFDDYEKYKIKIDELINKYVVS is encoded by the coding sequence ATGAAAAAATTAGTATCTATATTATCAGTATTTGGAATGGTTGCTACAGCTGGGGTTGTTGCAGTTTCATGTGCTAGAAGTGAAATAAAAGAAAAAACTATTGAAGAGAAAATTGATGAAAGACAACTTGAAACACAATTTCAAAATATTAAAAAAATTGTTGGTCCAAAAATTGAAAAGTTAATAAATAAGTTGAAATCAATAGAAAAAAGTGAGGCTGAAAAAATTCTAGGATCCGAAGAAGGTGGAGTTTTAGCTAGTATTTATCAATTTTATGAAGATTCTAAAGCATTCGGTTCTATAAAAGAGGCTGCAGAGAAATTTTCAGAAAAAAATGAAGACAAAGAAAAATCTAAAACAAATTTCTTAGAATCTGTTAAATCTACATTTGATGATTATGAAAAATACAAAATTAAAATAGATGAATTGATAAACAAGTATGTGGTTTCTTAA
- the mnmE gene encoding tRNA uridine-5-carboxymethylaminomethyl(34) synthesis GTPase MnmE: MTLQDTVVAPATNISTQAIALIRISGDEAFTVINRLLKEKDQIQTKRGIFVRKLYFKDELIDEVVLTCFVAPNSFTGENVVEIACHGGILNTNRIINIITQSGARMAMRGEFSQRSFVNGKIDLIQAEGINNLIHAKNELALKIGVANMSGANNKAVIELKDNLLDIISRIQVSIDYPDYDDVEGSSVEDLTKLLEIINDQINKLLIRSKMAFKNSEGIKTAIIGQTNVGKSSILNTLINEDKAIVTDIPGTTRDIVEGQISLENVTLDLIDTAGIRSTDDIVENLGIQKSKDLINKADLVLFVVNYNNIDDKDNKEIFELLNDKNWILVVNKTDQLDDKQVESLNQKYNNVVFTSAKNQDIDQLILKINQMYNNEEIKKNDELILIGLNQIALVEQIKTKLTTALDVIKSGMPIDIVNVDLYDAWNLLNELIGVEYEDEIIDNIFRKYCLGK; this comes from the coding sequence ATTACATTACAAGATACAGTTGTCGCTCCTGCTACTAATATTTCAACTCAAGCAATAGCTTTAATTAGAATTAGTGGAGATGAAGCTTTTACTGTAATTAATAGATTATTAAAAGAAAAAGATCAAATACAAACTAAAAGAGGAATATTTGTTAGAAAACTTTATTTTAAAGATGAATTAATTGATGAAGTTGTTTTAACTTGTTTTGTTGCTCCTAATTCATTTACCGGTGAAAATGTAGTTGAAATTGCTTGTCACGGTGGTATTCTAAACACTAATAGAATTATTAATATAATTACTCAATCAGGAGCTAGAATGGCTATGAGAGGTGAATTTAGTCAAAGATCATTTGTTAATGGAAAGATAGATCTAATTCAAGCTGAAGGTATTAACAATTTAATTCACGCTAAAAATGAGTTAGCTTTAAAAATTGGTGTTGCTAATATGAGTGGGGCTAACAATAAAGCTGTTATTGAATTAAAAGATAATCTTTTAGATATTATTAGTAGAATTCAAGTTTCAATTGATTATCCTGATTATGATGATGTTGAAGGGTCAAGTGTTGAAGATTTAACTAAATTATTAGAGATAATAAATGACCAAATCAATAAACTTTTAATTAGATCAAAAATGGCATTTAAAAATTCAGAAGGAATTAAAACAGCAATTATTGGTCAAACTAATGTAGGTAAATCATCTATTTTAAATACTTTAATTAATGAAGATAAAGCAATTGTTACTGATATTCCAGGAACTACTCGTGATATTGTTGAAGGACAAATTAGTTTAGAAAATGTAACTTTAGATTTAATTGATACTGCTGGAATTAGATCAACTGATGATATTGTTGAAAATCTAGGAATTCAAAAATCTAAAGATTTAATTAATAAAGCTGATCTTGTTTTATTTGTTGTTAACTACAATAATATTGATGATAAAGATAATAAAGAAATTTTTGAATTATTAAATGATAAAAATTGAATTCTAGTTGTTAATAAAACTGATCAACTTGATGACAAACAAGTTGAATCATTGAATCAAAAATATAATAACGTTGTATTTACTAGTGCTAAAAATCAAGATATAGATCAACTAATTTTAAAAATTAATCAAATGTATAACAACGAAGAAATCAAAAAAAATGATGAACTAATTTTAATTGGATTAAATCAAATCGCATTAGTTGAACAAATTAAAACTAAACTAACAACTGCTTTAGATGTAATTAAATCAGGAATGCCTATTGATATAGTTAATGTTGACTTATATGATGCATGAAACTTATTAAATGAATTAATAGGTGTTGAATATGAAGATGAAATTATTGATAACATTTTTAGAAAATATTGTTTAGGAAAATAA